A stretch of the Ensifer sp. PDNC004 genome encodes the following:
- a CDS encoding TetR/AcrR family transcriptional regulator, which yields MAGKGNGGQGKRSQRVEALAVAEAGQKPGGEPSLSLDRIVATAVDLLDTEGIEGLKMRRLAGRLGAGVMSLYWHVSNKEEVFDLALDAVFAYREAPQKTEPEDWRSDVVLMLEDWRAIMLRHPWSASLLPRRALGPNILARLETMSRALSGAGVADASMNVAIWSLWNYVLGATVTRASFALSDADQTAGQQRLSVLSERYPTIERTRLLLDNDWDGTFRKGLDILLDGLSRR from the coding sequence ATGGCTGGGAAAGGGAACGGCGGGCAGGGCAAACGCTCCCAAAGGGTGGAGGCGCTAGCGGTAGCTGAAGCCGGGCAGAAGCCGGGCGGCGAACCGTCGCTGTCTCTGGACCGTATCGTCGCAACGGCGGTTGACCTGCTGGACACCGAGGGGATCGAGGGGTTGAAGATGCGCCGCCTTGCCGGCCGTCTCGGCGCCGGCGTCATGAGCCTCTATTGGCATGTCAGCAACAAGGAAGAGGTGTTTGATCTGGCGCTCGATGCGGTGTTTGCTTATCGCGAAGCCCCGCAAAAGACCGAGCCAGAGGATTGGCGTAGCGATGTGGTTCTCATGCTCGAAGACTGGCGTGCAATCATGTTGCGCCATCCCTGGTCGGCATCGCTGTTGCCGCGCCGGGCGCTCGGCCCGAACATCCTCGCCCGCCTGGAAACCATGAGCAGGGCTCTGTCGGGCGCCGGCGTTGCCGATGCCAGCATGAACGTCGCGATCTGGTCGCTGTGGAACTACGTGCTCGGCGCCACCGTCACCCGGGCGAGCTTCGCGCTTTCGGATGCCGACCAGACTGCCGGACAACAGCGCCTCTCGGTGCTCAGCGAACGCTATCCGACCATCGAGCGCACGCGCCTGCTGCTCGACAACGACTGGGACGGCACGTTCCGGAAAGGTCTCGACATTCTGCTCGACGGTCTGTCGCGCCGCTGA
- a CDS encoding RidA family protein, whose protein sequence is MSHAIRHLMIGGFIIMTTGVSTLATASEQATKLTIVNPKNLYDPTPHGYSTAVIAPAGARVAYISGQGGQDSTGGLSPDFAVQVKQAYANLGAALEGLGARPDQVAKLTIFVVDHDMSKLEVLTNSVKAMFGTTLPAQTLVPVPKLAVDGMLFEVEAVAVID, encoded by the coding sequence ATGTCACACGCAATCAGACATCTCATGATCGGAGGGTTCATCATCATGACCACAGGCGTTTCCACCCTGGCGACGGCAAGCGAGCAGGCGACGAAGCTGACGATCGTCAATCCGAAAAACCTCTACGACCCGACGCCGCATGGCTATAGCACCGCGGTGATTGCGCCTGCCGGGGCCCGCGTGGCCTACATTTCAGGACAGGGCGGCCAGGACAGCACCGGCGGCCTGTCTCCCGACTTCGCGGTGCAGGTCAAGCAGGCCTATGCCAATCTGGGTGCAGCGCTCGAGGGCCTTGGCGCAAGGCCGGACCAGGTCGCCAAGCTCACCATCTTCGTGGTCGACCACGACATGTCGAAGCTTGAGGTCCTGACCAACAGCGTCAAGGCGATGTTCGGAACAACCCTGCCGGCACAGACCCTCGTTCCGGTGCCCAAGCTGGCGGTCGACGGCATGCTGTTCGAGGTGGAAGCGGTCGCGGTCATCGACTGA
- a CDS encoding 3-hydroxybutyrate dehydrogenase, producing the protein MTKTAVITGSTSGIGLAIAKAFAKGGANIVLNGFGSPDEIRQATDDVSALTTGTVVYHAADMTKPAEIADLIATATTRFGSVDILVNNAGIQYVEKVEDFPIEQWDRIIAINLSSSFHTIRAAIPGMKAKGWGRIVNIASAHGLVASPFKAAYVAAKHGVLGLTKTVALEVSESGITANSICPGYVLTPLVEKQIPDQARTRGITEQQVINDVMLKGQPTKKFITVEQVAALAVYLAGDDAAQITGTHVSMDGGWTAQ; encoded by the coding sequence ATGACGAAAACAGCGGTCATCACCGGTTCGACGAGCGGCATCGGGCTTGCGATCGCCAAGGCCTTCGCCAAGGGCGGCGCCAATATCGTGCTGAACGGCTTCGGCAGCCCGGACGAAATCAGACAAGCGACGGACGATGTCAGCGCGCTGACGACAGGAACGGTCGTCTATCATGCCGCCGACATGACGAAGCCAGCCGAAATCGCCGACCTGATCGCAACAGCGACGACCCGCTTCGGCAGCGTCGATATCCTCGTCAACAATGCCGGCATCCAATATGTCGAAAAGGTCGAGGATTTCCCGATCGAGCAATGGGACCGCATCATCGCGATCAACCTTTCCTCCTCCTTCCATACGATTCGCGCCGCCATTCCCGGCATGAAGGCGAAAGGCTGGGGCCGCATCGTCAACATCGCCTCGGCCCACGGCCTCGTCGCCTCGCCCTTCAAGGCGGCCTATGTGGCGGCCAAGCATGGCGTTCTCGGCCTGACGAAGACGGTGGCGCTCGAGGTGTCCGAAAGCGGCATTACCGCGAACTCGATCTGCCCGGGCTACGTGCTGACGCCGCTCGTCGAAAAGCAGATCCCAGATCAGGCCCGCACCCGCGGCATCACCGAGCAGCAGGTCATCAACGACGTGATGCTGAAGGGCCAGCCGACGAAGAAGTTCATCACCGTCGAGCAGGTGGCAGCGCTCGCCGTCTATCTCGCCGGTGACGATGCGGCACAGATCACCGGTACTCATGTTTCCATGGATGGCGGCTGGACGGCGCAGTAG
- a CDS encoding LLM class flavin-dependent oxidoreductase, with the protein MELGLYTFADVDPNADDKGREGQRRLNNLLEEIELADQVGLDVFGLGEHHRPDYAASAPAVILAAAAARTKTIRLTSAVTVLSSDDPVRVFQQFSTLDLISGGRAEIMAGRGSFIESFPLFGQSLDDYDQLFAEKLDLLMALRENEKVSWSGEMRPAIHDRGVYPRPLQQELPLWIAVGGTPQSVARAGALGLPVALAIIGGEPRRFAPLFDLYREAARRAGQDPAKLKTSINVHGFIADTTDLAADQFYGPQAEVMNRIGRERGWGPTNRAHFDQARSPSGNLFLGDPETVAEKIVENWKLFRNDRFLLQMAIGPMPHDQIMRGIELYGTKVAPLVRKAVAEEKAAAPAAV; encoded by the coding sequence ATGGAACTCGGGCTTTACACATTCGCGGATGTCGATCCGAACGCCGATGACAAGGGCAGGGAAGGGCAGCGTCGCCTCAACAACCTTCTCGAAGAGATCGAGCTTGCCGATCAGGTCGGCCTCGACGTCTTCGGGCTCGGCGAACATCACCGCCCCGACTATGCGGCCTCTGCGCCGGCGGTCATCCTGGCCGCTGCTGCCGCGAGGACGAAGACCATCCGGCTGACGAGTGCCGTCACGGTGCTGAGCTCGGACGATCCCGTGCGGGTCTTCCAGCAGTTTTCGACGCTGGACCTGATCTCGGGCGGTCGCGCCGAGATCATGGCCGGCCGCGGGTCGTTCATCGAATCCTTCCCGCTCTTCGGCCAGTCGCTCGACGACTACGACCAGCTCTTTGCCGAGAAACTCGATCTGCTGATGGCGCTGCGCGAGAACGAGAAGGTCTCGTGGTCGGGTGAGATGCGGCCGGCGATCCATGATCGCGGCGTCTATCCGCGGCCGCTGCAGCAGGAACTGCCGCTCTGGATCGCCGTCGGAGGCACGCCGCAGTCGGTGGCGCGCGCCGGGGCGCTTGGCCTGCCGGTGGCGCTTGCCATCATCGGTGGCGAACCCCGCCGGTTTGCGCCGCTCTTCGATCTCTATCGCGAGGCCGCGCGGCGGGCCGGCCAGGATCCGGCAAAGCTGAAGACCAGCATCAACGTGCACGGCTTCATCGCCGATACGACCGATCTCGCCGCCGACCAGTTCTACGGTCCCCAGGCGGAGGTGATGAACCGCATCGGTCGCGAGCGCGGTTGGGGACCGACCAACCGGGCGCATTTCGACCAGGCGCGCAGCCCCAGCGGCAACCTCTTCCTCGGCGACCCGGAAACGGTGGCCGAAAAGATCGTCGAGAACTGGAAGCTGTTCCGCAACGATCGCTTCTTGCTGCAGATGGCGATCGGGCCGATGCCGCACGACCAGATCATGCGCGGCATCGAGCTCTACGGCACCAAGGTGGCGCCGCTGGTGCGCAAGGCCGTGGCGGAAGAGAAGGCGGCGGCCCCGGCCGCCGTCTGA
- the glpK gene encoding glycerol kinase GlpK produces MGGYILAIDQGTTSSRAIIFDGQQRIVGAGQKEFKQYFPKSGWVEHDPEEIWQTVLSTVEDALAKAGIKAGDLSGIGITNQRETVVVWDRETGNPIHNAIVWQDRRTASYCDRLKKQGLEKTFTKKTGLLLDPYFSGTKLNWLLTNIDRAQARAAKGELCFGTIDTFLIWRLTGGQSFATDATNASRTLLYNIADNAWDDELLKILKVPRAMLPEVKDCAADFGVTDPGLFGAAVPILGVAGDQQAATIGQACFKPGMLKSTYGTGCFALLNTGKDMVRSKNRLLTTIAYKLDGETTYALEGSIFVAGAAVQWLRDGLKVIKAASDTGTLAASADPTQEVYLVPAFTGLGAPHWDPDARGAIFGMTRNTGPAEFARAALEAVCYQTRDLLEAMHKDWRNNGKETVLRVDGGMVASDWTMQRLSDLLDAPVDRPVILETTALGVAWLAGSRAGVWPKQEDFAKSWARDRRFEPAMDEKTRKTKLKGWRNAVKRTLS; encoded by the coding sequence ATGGGCGGATATATTCTCGCGATCGATCAGGGTACGACCTCGAGCCGGGCGATCATCTTCGACGGTCAGCAACGGATCGTTGGCGCCGGCCAGAAGGAATTCAAGCAGTATTTTCCTAAATCCGGCTGGGTCGAACACGATCCCGAGGAAATCTGGCAGACGGTGCTTTCGACGGTCGAGGACGCGCTCGCCAAGGCCGGCATCAAGGCCGGCGACCTCTCGGGCATCGGCATCACCAACCAGCGCGAGACCGTCGTCGTCTGGGATCGCGAGACCGGCAATCCCATCCACAATGCGATCGTTTGGCAGGACCGCCGCACCGCCTCCTATTGCGATCGGCTGAAGAAGCAGGGGCTGGAAAAGACCTTCACCAAGAAGACCGGCCTGCTGCTCGATCCCTATTTCTCCGGCACCAAGCTCAACTGGCTGCTGACCAATATCGACAGGGCGCAGGCGCGCGCCGCCAAGGGCGAGCTCTGCTTCGGCACCATCGATACCTTCCTCATCTGGCGGCTGACCGGCGGCCAGTCTTTCGCCACCGACGCGACCAACGCCTCGCGCACGCTGCTCTATAATATCGCCGACAATGCCTGGGACGACGAGCTGCTGAAAATCCTGAAAGTGCCGCGTGCCATGCTGCCCGAGGTCAAGGATTGCGCCGCCGATTTCGGCGTTACCGATCCAGGACTCTTCGGCGCGGCAGTACCGATCCTCGGCGTTGCCGGCGACCAGCAAGCGGCGACCATCGGCCAAGCCTGCTTCAAGCCGGGCATGCTGAAATCCACCTATGGCACCGGCTGCTTCGCGCTGCTCAACACCGGCAAGGACATGGTGCGCTCGAAGAACCGGTTGCTCACCACCATTGCCTACAAGCTTGATGGCGAAACCACCTATGCGCTCGAAGGCTCGATCTTCGTCGCGGGTGCCGCGGTGCAATGGTTGCGCGACGGGCTGAAGGTGATCAAGGCCGCCTCCGACACCGGCACGCTTGCCGCAAGCGCCGATCCGACGCAGGAGGTTTATCTGGTGCCGGCCTTCACCGGGCTTGGCGCGCCGCATTGGGATCCGGATGCGCGTGGTGCGATCTTCGGCATGACCCGCAACACCGGCCCGGCGGAATTTGCCCGCGCGGCACTCGAAGCCGTCTGCTACCAGACGCGCGACTTGCTGGAAGCCATGCACAAGGATTGGCGCAACAACGGCAAGGAGACGGTGCTGCGCGTCGATGGCGGCATGGTTGCCTCCGACTGGACGATGCAGCGCCTGTCGGACCTGCTCGACGCGCCGGTCGACCGACCCGTCATCCTCGAAACGACCGCGCTCGGCGTCGCCTGGCTTGCTGGCAGCCGCGCCGGCGTCTGGCCGAAGCAGGAAGACTTCGCCAAGTCCTGGGCACGCGACCGCCGCTTCGAGCCCGCGATGGACGAAAAGACGCGCAAGACGAAGCTCAAGGGCTGGCGCAACGCGGTCAAGCGCACGCTGAGCTAA
- a CDS encoding LysR substrate-binding domain-containing protein: protein MKMSKQFPLNALRVFEAVARLGSFTKAGEELGMTQTAVSYQVKLIEENVGEPLFLRRPRQISLTEVGQRMAPRVTEAFEMLQEAVSNARGDIDSALLISSTPTFASQWLARNIGSFQLAHPNIAVRLTTSDSLTDFTREPADLAIRSGAGVWPGLDTHPLMRVEFSPMLSPALAATIGGVHEPRDLLKLRIIDPGDPWWPMWFKAAGVKDPDLEGRPHSRLGAQSFEARAAIAGQGVAILTPEFYPDDVALGRLYQPFELRCSDGCDYWLAYPHARRNTPKIRIFRDWILGELCPPNFLQANSA, encoded by the coding sequence ATGAAGATGTCGAAGCAGTTTCCGCTGAATGCGCTCAGGGTCTTCGAAGCGGTCGCAAGGCTCGGCAGCTTCACCAAGGCCGGCGAAGAGCTGGGCATGACCCAGACGGCCGTCAGCTACCAGGTTAAGTTGATCGAGGAGAATGTCGGCGAGCCGCTGTTCCTGCGACGCCCGCGCCAGATCTCGCTGACGGAAGTCGGCCAGCGCATGGCGCCGCGCGTCACCGAAGCCTTCGAGATGCTGCAGGAAGCGGTTTCGAATGCCCGCGGCGATATCGACAGCGCGCTGTTGATCAGCTCGACCCCGACCTTCGCCTCGCAATGGCTCGCCCGCAATATCGGCAGCTTCCAGCTCGCCCATCCGAACATCGCCGTCCGGCTGACGACCAGCGACTCGCTCACCGATTTTACCCGCGAGCCGGCCGACCTCGCCATTCGCTCAGGCGCCGGCGTCTGGCCCGGCCTCGACACCCATCCGCTGATGCGGGTGGAATTCAGCCCGATGCTGAGCCCGGCGCTTGCCGCCACCATCGGCGGCGTGCACGAGCCGCGCGACCTCTTGAAGCTTCGCATCATCGATCCCGGTGACCCCTGGTGGCCGATGTGGTTCAAGGCCGCCGGCGTCAAGGATCCCGATCTCGAGGGACGGCCGCACAGCCGCCTCGGCGCGCAGTCCTTCGAGGCGCGCGCCGCCATCGCCGGCCAGGGCGTGGCGATCCTGACGCCGGAATTTTACCCCGATGACGTGGCGCTCGGCCGCCTCTACCAGCCCTTCGAACTGCGCTGCAGCGACGGCTGCGATTATTGGCTCGCCTATCCGCACGCCCGCCGTAACACGCCAAAAATCCGGATTTTCCGCGACTGGATCCTCGGCGAACTTTGCCCGCCGAACTTCCTGCAAGCAAATAGCGCTTGA
- the map gene encoding type I methionyl aminopeptidase: MTLNNEEDLLRLKEIGRICANALHAMGEALEPGITTAELDAIGRKVLEEAGARSAPELCYNFPGATCISVNEEIAHGIPGGRVIKAGDLVNIDVSAEKDGIFADTGASFPVPPVTAAIDRLCRDGKRAMWVGLKQVRPDQPLAAIGNAIGDFARKNRYSLVTNLASHGIGRSLHEEPTEIATWPDPKERRRMNDGMVFTVEPFLSMGAQWAEGGNDDWTLYSDPRAPTVQYEHTVVVTRGGPLVVTLPG, encoded by the coding sequence ATGACCCTCAACAACGAAGAAGATCTGCTGCGGCTGAAGGAAATCGGCCGCATCTGCGCCAATGCCCTACACGCGATGGGCGAGGCGCTCGAGCCCGGCATCACCACGGCGGAGCTCGATGCCATCGGCCGCAAGGTGCTGGAAGAGGCCGGCGCACGCTCGGCGCCGGAGCTCTGCTACAATTTCCCCGGCGCCACCTGCATCAGCGTCAACGAGGAAATCGCCCACGGCATTCCCGGCGGCCGCGTCATCAAGGCAGGCGATCTCGTCAACATCGACGTATCAGCCGAAAAAGACGGCATCTTCGCAGACACCGGAGCCTCGTTCCCGGTGCCGCCGGTCACCGCCGCGATCGACCGGCTGTGCCGCGACGGCAAGCGGGCGATGTGGGTGGGCCTCAAGCAGGTGCGCCCGGACCAGCCGCTAGCGGCCATCGGCAATGCGATCGGCGACTTTGCCCGCAAGAACCGCTATTCGCTGGTCACCAACCTCGCCAGCCACGGCATCGGCCGCTCGCTGCACGAAGAACCGACCGAGATCGCCACCTGGCCCGATCCCAAGGAGCGCCGCCGGATGAACGACGGCATGGTGTTTACGGTCGAGCCGTTCCTGTCGATGGGCGCACAATGGGCCGAAGGCGGCAACGACGACTGGACGCTCTACAGCGATCCGCGCGCGCCGACGGTGCAGTACGAGCACACGGTCGTGGTCACCCGCGGCGGGCCGCTGGTGGTGACGCTGCCGGGCTGA
- the xdhB gene encoding xanthine dehydrogenase molybdopterin binding subunit: protein MDKSTFEERKAIRGEMHVSQRHDSAHKHVSGTADYIDDMPEPTGTLHGALGMTDRAHAEITAMDLSAVAAMPGVVCVLTAKDMPRSNDISPSHLHDEPVLADGLVQFHGQPAFAVIAETRDIARRAARLAKITYRDLPHFTDILDAVARGGELVTQPLTLQRGDAEAELEKAPRRLKGQMRIGGQEHFYLEGHIALAIPGEDDEVTVWSSTQHPSEIQHMVSHVLGVPSNAVTVNVRRMGGGFGGKETQGNQFAALAAVAAKKLNRAVKFRPDRDEDMTATGKRHDFLVDYDVGFDEDGRIHAVHANYAARCGYSSDLSGPVTDRALFHADSSYFYPHVKLTSQPLKTNTVSNTAYRGFGGPQGMVGGERIIEEIAYQLGKDPLEIRKLNFYGDKGSGRDVTPYHQQVEDNIIAEIVAELEESADYQARRQAILDFNRNSRVIRKGIALTPVKFGISFTLTAFNQAGALVHIYQDGSIHLNHGGTEMGQGLYIKVAQVIADSFQVDLDRVRITATTTGKVPNTSATAASSGSDLNGMAAYDAARQIKERLISFACERWQTTPENVSFVANHVKIGEELIPFPEFIKQAYMGRIQLSAAGYYKTPKIHWDRASGRGTPFYYFAYGASVSEVSIDTLTGEYMVDRVDVLHDVGRSLNPAIDIGQIEGGFVQGMGWLTTEELWWDDKGRLRTHAPSTYKIPLASDRPKIFNVKLAEWSSNAEKTIGCSKAVGEPPFMLPISVLEALSMAVASVADYRECPRLDAPATPERVLMAIERLRQA from the coding sequence ATGGACAAATCCACCTTCGAGGAACGCAAGGCGATCCGCGGCGAGATGCATGTCTCACAGCGTCACGACAGCGCCCACAAGCACGTCTCCGGCACCGCCGACTATATCGATGACATGCCGGAACCGACGGGCACCCTGCATGGCGCGCTCGGCATGACCGACCGCGCGCATGCGGAAATCACCGCCATGGACCTTTCGGCCGTCGCTGCCATGCCGGGTGTCGTCTGCGTGCTGACCGCCAAGGACATGCCGCGTTCCAACGACATCAGTCCCAGCCACCTCCACGACGAGCCGGTCCTTGCCGATGGCCTCGTGCAGTTTCATGGCCAGCCGGCCTTCGCCGTCATTGCCGAAACGCGCGACATCGCCCGCCGCGCGGCGCGACTGGCAAAGATCACCTATCGCGACCTGCCGCATTTCACCGACATTCTCGACGCCGTCGCCCGCGGCGGCGAACTGGTCACGCAGCCGCTGACCCTGCAGCGCGGCGACGCGGAAGCTGAACTCGAAAAAGCGCCGCGCCGGCTCAAAGGGCAAATGCGCATCGGCGGCCAGGAGCATTTCTACCTCGAAGGCCATATCGCCCTTGCCATCCCCGGCGAGGACGACGAGGTCACGGTCTGGTCGTCGACCCAGCATCCGAGCGAGATACAGCACATGGTCTCGCATGTGCTCGGCGTGCCTTCCAATGCAGTGACAGTAAATGTCCGCCGCATGGGCGGCGGCTTCGGCGGCAAGGAAACGCAGGGCAACCAGTTCGCCGCCCTTGCGGCGGTCGCGGCGAAGAAGCTCAACCGCGCCGTCAAGTTCCGCCCTGACCGGGACGAGGACATGACGGCGACCGGCAAGCGCCACGACTTCCTCGTAGACTACGATGTCGGCTTCGACGAAGACGGCCGCATTCACGCGGTCCATGCCAATTACGCCGCCCGCTGCGGCTACTCATCGGATCTGTCTGGCCCGGTCACCGACCGCGCGCTGTTCCACGCGGATAGCTCCTATTTCTATCCGCATGTGAAGCTCACCTCGCAGCCGCTGAAGACCAACACCGTCTCCAACACCGCCTATCGCGGTTTCGGCGGGCCGCAAGGCATGGTCGGCGGCGAGCGCATCATCGAGGAAATCGCCTACCAGCTCGGCAAGGATCCGCTCGAAATCCGCAAGCTGAATTTCTATGGCGACAAGGGCTCCGGCCGCGATGTCACGCCCTACCATCAGCAGGTCGAAGACAACATCATCGCCGAGATCGTCGCCGAACTGGAGGAGAGCGCCGACTACCAGGCGCGCCGCCAGGCGATCCTCGACTTCAACCGGAATAGCCGCGTCATCCGCAAGGGCATCGCGCTGACGCCGGTGAAGTTCGGCATCTCCTTCACGTTGACCGCCTTCAACCAGGCCGGCGCTCTCGTCCACATCTACCAGGACGGCTCGATCCACCTGAACCATGGCGGCACCGAGATGGGCCAGGGCCTCTATATCAAGGTCGCCCAGGTAATCGCCGACAGTTTCCAGGTCGATCTCGACCGGGTGCGCATCACCGCAACGACCACCGGCAAGGTGCCGAACACCTCGGCGACTGCCGCCTCGTCGGGTTCCGACCTCAACGGCATGGCAGCCTACGACGCCGCGCGCCAGATCAAGGAGCGGCTCATCAGCTTCGCCTGCGAACGCTGGCAGACGACGCCCGAGAATGTCAGCTTCGTTGCCAACCATGTGAAGATTGGCGAAGAGCTGATCCCGTTCCCGGAATTCATCAAGCAGGCCTATATGGGGCGCATCCAGCTTTCGGCTGCCGGCTATTACAAGACGCCGAAGATCCATTGGGATCGCGCCAGCGGTCGCGGCACGCCGTTCTACTATTTCGCCTATGGAGCCTCGGTTTCGGAGGTTTCGATCGACACTCTGACCGGCGAATACATGGTCGACCGCGTCGACGTACTGCACGATGTCGGCCGCTCGCTCAATCCGGCGATCGACATCGGCCAGATCGAGGGCGGCTTCGTGCAGGGCATGGGCTGGCTGACGACCGAGGAACTCTGGTGGGACGACAAGGGCCGGCTTCGCACCCACGCCCCCTCCACCTACAAGATCCCGCTCGCCTCCGACCGGCCGAAGATCTTCAACGTCAAGCTTGCAGAATGGTCGAGCAACGCCGAGAAGACCATCGGCTGCTCCAAGGCGGTGGGGGAGCCGCCCTTCATGCTGCCGATCTCGGTGCTGGAGGCACTGTCGATGGCGGTGGCGAGTGTCGCGGATTATCGCGAGTGCCCTCGCCTCGACGCCCCGGCGACACCGGAGCGTGTGCTGATGGCCATCGAGCGCCTTCGGCAAGCCTGA
- the xdhA gene encoding xanthine dehydrogenase small subunit, which produces MPQPNGSISFILNDREVALSDIAPTTTLLDYLRLERRLTGTKEGCAEGDCGACTVLVGRLWGDRLVYESVNACIRFLGSLQATHVVTVEHLAGQDGALHPVQQAMVDFHGSQCGFCTPGFVMSLYGLWLSNDSPSRADIEKALQGNLCRCTGYEPIVRAAEAAAEARPSEIFDPITREREAITAQLKALAPAETITVRQGENCLIVPADGDGLAQALADNPGATVVAGSTDVGLWVTKQMRPINPVIFINGIAELQGIEETEAGLTIGAGVSYTMAYSALTKAFPALGPLINRIGGEQVRNMGTIGGNIANGSPIGDSPPPLIVLGATVTLRSKGGRRMLPLEHFFIAYGKQDRQTGEFVESIFVPRLPEGDLFAAYKISKRRDEDISALLGAFRLSVEDGVVRAARIAFGGMAATPKRATNVEAALIGKPWTEETVRNAQAAFDADYQPLTDWRATSDYRMLAAKNLLMRFFLESGGEPAQLVRFAAGDR; this is translated from the coding sequence ATGCCCCAGCCGAACGGAAGCATCAGCTTCATCCTCAACGACCGCGAGGTCGCCCTTTCCGACATCGCACCGACAACGACGCTGCTCGACTATCTGCGGCTGGAGCGCCGGCTGACCGGCACCAAGGAAGGCTGTGCGGAGGGCGACTGCGGCGCCTGCACCGTGCTCGTCGGGCGGCTCTGGGGCGACCGGCTCGTCTATGAGAGCGTCAACGCCTGCATCCGTTTCCTCGGCTCGCTGCAGGCAACCCATGTCGTCACCGTCGAACATCTCGCCGGCCAGGATGGCGCACTGCATCCGGTCCAGCAGGCGATGGTCGATTTCCACGGCTCGCAATGCGGCTTCTGCACGCCCGGTTTCGTCATGTCACTCTACGGCCTGTGGCTTTCCAACGACAGCCCCAGCCGCGCCGACATCGAAAAGGCGCTGCAGGGCAATCTCTGTCGCTGCACCGGCTATGAGCCGATCGTGCGCGCCGCCGAAGCGGCGGCAGAAGCGCGCCCCTCCGAGATCTTCGATCCGATCACCCGCGAGCGCGAGGCGATCACCGCGCAGCTGAAGGCGCTGGCACCGGCCGAGACCATCACCGTCCGCCAGGGCGAAAACTGTCTGATCGTGCCGGCCGACGGCGATGGCCTCGCACAAGCGCTCGCCGACAATCCGGGGGCGACGGTCGTTGCCGGTTCCACCGACGTCGGCCTCTGGGTGACCAAGCAGATGCGGCCGATCAACCCGGTCATTTTCATCAACGGCATTGCCGAACTGCAAGGCATCGAGGAGACCGAGGCGGGCCTGACGATCGGCGCCGGCGTCAGCTACACCATGGCCTATTCGGCGCTCACAAAGGCGTTTCCGGCGCTCGGCCCGCTGATCAACCGCATCGGCGGCGAGCAGGTGCGCAACATGGGCACGATCGGCGGCAACATCGCCAACGGCTCGCCGATCGGGGACAGTCCGCCGCCACTGATCGTTCTTGGAGCCACCGTGACACTGCGCTCGAAGGGCGGGCGCCGGATGCTGCCGCTCGAACACTTCTTCATCGCCTATGGCAAGCAGGACCGTCAGACCGGCGAATTCGTCGAGAGCATCTTCGTCCCACGCCTGCCGGAAGGCGATCTCTTTGCCGCCTACAAGATCTCCAAGCGCCGCGACGAGGATATCTCCGCCCTGCTCGGCGCTTTCCGCCTGTCGGTGGAAGACGGCGTCGTCCGCGCCGCCCGCATCGCCTTCGGCGGCATGGCCGCCACGCCAAAGCGCGCAACCAATGTGGAAGCGGCGCTCATCGGCAAGCCCTGGACCGAGGAGACGGTTCGCAACGCGCAAGCGGCCTTTGATGCCGACTACCAGCCGCTCACCGACTGGCGGGCAACGAGCGACTATCGCATGCTGGCGGCGAAGAACCTGCTGATGCGCTTCTTCCTGGAAAGTGGCGGCGAGCCCGCACAACTGGTGCGCTTCGCTGCGGGAGACAGATGA